The window GGTAATGGCTGCGGTTAAAATAATCATGTTACCTGCTTCTTCCACAGGCATATCTTCGCCATAGGTTTGCCCGTTGGCCAACGGATAAGTACCCAAATCGTGTGCAGGGAAAGGTTTTTTCCACTTACCACTTTCAGAGTAATAGAAAATACCGTTTAGCATCCCTTTTAGTAATTCGGGGTTATATACCAAAAATTGCGGCGCTGAAGGGTAAGTAACATCTACTGTATTGATAGAGCCATTACTGAAATTTTCTTTGGATAGGAAAAGGATATCACCATTTGGTGCATAAACAATTTTGTGGGCAGCAATGGCCTGCCGATAAGCCAATTTACACATATCGGCGTATTCTACCCCTCCGGCCTTTTTGGCATCGGCGTATAATTTAGCATCAAATGCAGCACATTCAGATTTTAAGGCAGAATATCGTGCAGCGGCTTCGGCAAGTTGATCTTCAAAATTCTGACCACCAGTTTGTCGCCAAACGGGTGATAGTTTTTCGCCAAAGTATTCTACAGATTTTAAATCATCGTAGCCCAGCATTACATATTTTTCTACCAGGGCAGAAGAAACAGTACCAAAAGGTATCACATTACTCAGACTTAAATTTTTGGTATTTAACACCTGCTTTTGTGCAGGGTACTTTGTCGAAAGAAAAGCTTTCAGACTTTCGTTTGGTGTACCGATAAACTGAGTGGCTTTAAATTTTGTAGGAACGGCAACATACAGGTAACCCCAATCGATACGCAGGTCATCGCCACGTTTTTTCAATATGGGTTGTTCCACGGTACCTGTTTTTAATACCGATAAATTGTTGCTGGTATTTTTCCATGCAGAAACGGGTTGGGTAGGATTATTTACGGCAATGTTGGATGAAGCACTGAAGTAAACATCAACCTGGTGTGTTTTGCCATCAGTAGCGTTTACTGCATAGCTGATATAACTAATCGGGCGAGCGGTTAGTTTAATATCATTAGCCAATAAAGGCGAGGTAAAATCGACCTTTAACTTTACCGGACCACAGCTAAAAGTATATTGTGTGCTGGTGGCCTGAATGTTTACATGGGTTTGCGTAGCTACATCTGTTTTAATATCTGATGCCTCTTCCTCTACAATACCGGCATCTAAATGACGACCACCTGCTGTATTTTTAACGTAGATGGCCAATACATTTTTGCCTTTCTGCAGCGTGCTATTCTCAATTGGGAGGTAGGCGTAATCTGAAACCCAACCATTTTTTCTGTAAATAACCTTACCATTTAGATAAACGATTACATTGTCATCGTGATTAAGCTTTAAATATTTTTTTGTAGCAGAAACATTGGTTATATCGAAAGTTCTGCGGAAGTAAAGATCGTTAGTTGTCCATTTTGTTTTGGCTCGCTCGTCATCGCCAAAAGGTGCTTCTGCTTTTTTCCAGTCAGTATCTTTGTAAGTGTTGCTTTCCCAACCCTCCTGAGGTTTTTCAAAGCTATAACTTGCCTGATATTTCGATTCATCAGCAGCCGGAAGTATGGTTTTGAAAGTTTTGCTTTCCTCGCCTAAAAAGCGATATAATTTACCATCCACTTTTATAATGCCCAATAACGACTGCTCTTTGCCGGTCCAATGTTTGGTAACAGAGTTGGTAAGGCCTTCGCCAAAAGACCAGATACTGAAATAAGCATCGTGGGTAATTAAGGGATAGGCCGGGGCTTTGTCTTGCGCTCTCGTAATTAAGCTAAAAAAAAGACAAAGTGCTAGTAAGGAAAGTTTTCTCATAAATTAATATTTGGTTTCATTGCAGTTGATAAAACGTTTTACCAGTTTATTCACCAAATATCTTATATCAAAGCCTAAATAGATAATGTAGATAATGCTGGTTAAATGTCGTTTTTACAGTTAAAAATGATTAAACAAAGTAAAACGTTTTACTAAATCAATATTAGTAAAAAATAATACACTTTTCGCCGCTTCGATTCGTAACATATAGGTTACATATCACTAATATAAAAGCGGCTAGCATAATAAAATAAAAAAGAAGCCGCAGCATAATTATCTTATACTGCGGCTTTCTTCTATACCTAAGCTATTTATTAATTATAGCCTGGATTTTGGGCTAAGTTTTCATTAAGTGTACGCTGAACCTGAGGAATTGGATACAAATTCCTGAATGCAGCAGAAGGGGTATGATCCCACCAGCTTTCGGTAGTAAATTTACCAAATCTAATAAGGTCATTTCTTCTAAAACCTTCAAAAATAAACTCCCTGCCTCTTTCAGATAGGAGCTCATTTAAGGTTAACGTTCCTGGTGTGTAAGCCCTTGTCGCCCAATTTGCATCAGTAAAAGCTCTTTTTTTACAATCATTGATTAATTGTACAGCTTCTGCAGTGGCTACTCCCCATTTTTACGCATTATTGCTTCTGCCTTGGCAAAATATACCCAGGTTAAACGGTAAATATTCCAATCTGTATTGTTGTAGTTTTGATCAATGGGTACAGCTACTCCATTTACAATGCCTGCAACCTGATTGCCTAATTTGTATTTATTGAAACGGACACCGCTGTTTTCTTCACCTTCACTCATATTGGATACGGTAGATCCAGTTTTATTTTTGCGGATGTTATCTACAAAAACAATCTGTTGACCATCATATTCGTTTCCTCCTCTGGCAAGCGCCGGTTGACCATTGTCAAATCTAACCATTGGCCCCTCTAAGAGCCAGGTTCTCTTTCTTAAATCTTCATCCTCGTATTTTGTAAAATTTCCGGGCACTACAACAATCCCATCGTTACCATTTCTGGCACCACCATAAATTTGATCTTGCTGAAAGTGAAAGAATTCACCTGTCCACGAGGGTTGAAAAGAAGCTTTTGCAAACTCATAAGCGATTGAAAAAATCACTTCTTTGGATAAATCGTTAGTAGACTTGAATGGATCAGTGATGTTTGGATCTAACTGCATAGTCCCGTTCTGCGCACCACCATCACCTGCAATCAGTTTATTTGCTGCAGCAATACAATCGTCCCATCTTGCTGTACCTGTCCAAATTTCAGCATTCAGATAGAGCTCTACCAACATTGCATACGCACCAGCCTGACTCATCCTGCCAATCATGTTCCTAGATAATTTTGGTGCTTTATCGATATTTTCTTTGATTTCTTTTTCGACAAAAGCAAAAACCTGTGCACGAGGCAATGTTGCTGGCTTAGCCGGAACACCTACTTGGGTAACTACAGGAATGTTTCCAAAAAGATCCATTAATTTTAAATAATGGAAAGCCCGGAATAGTTTTAACTCAGCAATGTAGGCATCTTTTTCTGCTTGTGTAATACCCATTTCTGCTATACTTTTCTTTTCTAAGTTTTCGATTGGAGAATTACATAAACCCATTCCCCAATACATCAACACCCAAGCGTTGTTCAATGGCCCATCATCGCTTAACCACGTATGGTAATGTAGTCTTTTCCATTTACCACCATCTTCGCCGTGACGTCCTTTAGTTGGCCAGGCCAATTGATCTCCTGACAGTTCAGCTGGTCTCCACCATCCGTCCTGACCTGATGGCGTAACCCAAGCATTAGCGTGCGTATATGGTCTTAACACAGCAGATAAAACCTCATTTTTATTGTTGTAGAAATTATCTGCAATCAGTTGATCATAAATCGGTTGATCTAGTTTAGAGCAGCTATTTAGGAGCAATGTTGGTGCTGCCACAAGCACTGCTAATATTATTTTTTTATATCTTTTCATTACTTAAAAATTAAAATCCGAAATTAACGCCAAATAAGAATTGTCTTGTTGCTGGGTAAGGGCTTCTGGTATCGATACCTAAGCTTCTGCCGTTGATTTCTTGCCCTAAACCTGTATCTTGAATATAGTCTGGGTCATTCCCTGTGTAACCAGTGATGGTCACCAGATTTTGTCCAGTCAAGTTCAATCTTAGTGTTCTCACATATTTAGTTTTAAGTTTAAAGGTATAGCCAAGTGTTACTTCATCAAGTTTAAGGAAACTACCACTCTCTAAGTAATAATCAGTATACATATAAGTGTCTTTCAGATCGGCATATTTGGTGAAAGCACTATTTAAAAGATTTGTAGAGGCACCATTTTTATTGCCATAAGAAATGGCCATTGTATTGAGCACATCAAAATCAAGCTTACTTCTCAAGAATACTCTTAAATCAAATCCTTTGTAGGTAAAGTTGTTTGTTAAGGATAAATAGTACTTTGGAACTGCGTTCCCGATTACAGCAAGGTCAGTTTGGTCTCTGAATACTGAGGTGTTAATTTGAGCATTAGTCACGACTTCATTATTTCTATTGAAGAAAGTCCATTTGCCATCAGGGCTGAAGCCAGCGAAGCGTTTTCCCCAAAATTCGCCAACTTTTCTACCTTCGTAGGTTCTAAATGCATCTCCCAGCGCTCCGAAACCACCAATCGAGCCAAAAGTTCTCATGTCTCTGCGATATTCACTATTTGAGTAAGTGTCCAGGATATTTTCTGTCGTACTACCTGCAAAATCTACGCTCCAACTGAAATCTTTATTTTTAATAGCCGCGTAGCTTAAAGAAACCTCAATACCTTTAGCTGAAATTGATCCAACGTTTGTCGTAATTGATGATGTTACAAAAGGAGGTTGTGGAGAAGTATATGTATCTATGAGGTCTTTCGTTTTTCGTTTATATACATCTATCGAACCAGTTAATTTATTATTTAGGATAGTAAAGTCTATACCAATATTAGTTTCTTGCTTGGTTTCCCACCTCAAATCAGGATTAGGGTTTTTATTTGGACCATAAGTTTGCAGGTACTCGCCTGTTGGGAAAAGATAGATCCCTCCACCGTTTAAGGTTACCAGAGCAGCATCATTTCCCATACCCGAATTACCTGTTTCCCCATACCCTACTCTTAGCTTCAAATTGTTCACCCAGCTTACATTCTTCATGAATTCTTCCTGGGTGATATTCCAGCCTCCGGAAATAGCAGGGAAGTTAGCCCATTTGTTATTTGCTCCAAACTTAGAAGAACCTTCTCTTCTGAAGATAGCTTGAGCAAAGTATTTATCATTCAAGGAATAGTTTAATCTTGCAAAAACAGCAATCAATGTATTCTCATTTTTAAAGCTTCCTATCCCAATTGTAGTAACCTTTACTGGCACACTTCCCAGGTTGTTATCTTCAAACAAATCATTCACATAGCCGCGGTTATTAGCGTTAAAACCCTCGTTGGTTTCGCGACGGAAACTGTAACCACCAATTCCAGAGAGTTTGTGTTTCCCGAAAGTCTTAGTATACTCAATAGTAGGTTCGAAGTTGATATTTTGGTTTAATTCGGTAGTTTTTGCAGCATATCCACCATTAGGTGCATCTCCATTCTCAACAGAGTTCTGGCTAGCTCTATCACGATATTCACTCCAAATTCTATTGTTTCTTTGAGCTGCAAAGAATGCACTTAACTTTAAATCTTTGATCACCTCTAAATCCAACTTACCATCCACGGAAGTAGTCTGTTGCTGTAAACCATAGCGTTCTTGCTCCAACCTAGCCAGTTCGTTGGTAATTGTACGAGTAAATTGATAAGAACCATCCGGATTGAAATAAGATTCGGTCGGGTTCTTTGTCAACACGTTCTCCCAACCGCCACCACCCAATAGGTTGGCATTATTAAAATTGGTAGAAACATTGAATTGTGCCTGAAGCTTATCTTGCAGACCTTTTTGTGTTAAGCTTGCCCGGATACCATATTCTTTTCGTCCGTTTTCTTTAGCCAAACCTTGAAGCTCTCTGTAATTCGCACTTACTCTATAGCTAGAATTATCACCACCTCCGGATACTGCTAAATTGTGGTTGTTTGATATATTATTTTTATTGATTAGATCCTGGAAGTAATCATAATCGCCCCCTTTATCAACTACTTTGTACTCACCACTTGCAATACGCGTTCTCCATTCAGTAGCATTCATAAAGTCAGGTCTTTTGACAAGGGTTTCTGTTCTAACATAGGCATTGTAATCAAAACGAGCAGGTCCTTTTTTGCCTTTTTTCGTTGTTACGATGATTACCCCTGCATTTGCTCTTGTTCCGTAAATTGCGGCACCCGATCCATCTTTTAAAACACTAAACGACTCAATATCGTCTTGCTGTAAAAGATCAAGGTTACCTCCTGGAATTCCATCAATAATGATTAAGGGGATTGCAGTACCAGATACAGAGGTAACTCCCCTCAATTGAATACCTACTCCACTGTTCGGATTAGAACTATTTCTAGAGATTTGTAAACCTGCAACCTTTCCTACCAATAAATCCAACGGGTTTCTCGACCCGCTTTGTCTGAATTTAGTAGAATCTACTTTAGTGATAGCCGAGGTAATCTCTTTTTCTCTTAATGTACCATAACCTACCACTACAACATCATCCAGCTTGGTATCAGCAGATACCACTAATTTGATGTTTAATGTGGTTTGATTTGCTATTGTAATGTTTTGCGTGATATAGCCTACATAGCTGATCCTGATTACATCACCTACATTTGCTTCTATGTTAAACTTTCCGCTTACATCGGTTACAGCACCTTTACCGGAAGTTACATTCTTAATACCAACCCCTGGTACTGGTAGATTGTTTTCATCGAGAATTGTTCCTGAGACGATCTTTCTTACCAGAGCATGTTTCAACAGCTTGCTCTCGCCCGATCGTCCTCCTGTAACTCCTAATTTTGCGTTCATTGAAAACGCAGGACTGTTTAGCAACACAATGGCAGCGGACAGCCCCGTAATTTTGAGTAAATTAATTTTCATTAACGGTTTTGTTTTAATTATAAATGATTAGTTATTGTTTCTGGTATTGTTTATCTGCGAAAGCGAAGGCCAGGCAAGGGTTATACTGCCTGACACTATTTATCGTGTTTAAGGTTTGATTGGATAACAACAGAGCCCCGATGACAAGACTCATCCCTGTGTTGATACAATCCCTTAAAAATCAGTAGGAAACTGGTGTAATGCTCATAAAATTTATTCCGGCCATGCTAAAACGTTTTAGCAAGCCCAATAATAGCAATTCTAAATCGTAATAAAACGTTTTAGTAAGTAAAAAAAATATGACAATTGATCGGAAGTCGGTTTTTGTTAGTCTCTAAGCACTAAACGGGCGGGGATAATCACCTCTTCTGCAGGCAATTTGCTTTTTGAAGAAAGTTGACTTAAAATGAGTTTGATGATGGTTTCGGCTATTTCCTCTAAGGGTTGCTGAATAGCAGAAATGCGGGAGTATGCAGCTCAAATGCTTCATGATCATCGTAAGCAATAACTGCGAAGTCATCCCCTACTTTTTTATTGATCTGCTTTAAAGCCTTTAAACCACTAATGGCCAGGTAATTGGTAGCAAACAGCACAGCATCTATTTCTTTATGCTGCAGTAAGCCCTGAATCTGGGCAATGGTTTCACTTTCTTCTTGGTTAAAATGGATTTTTAAAACAAGGTCTTCATTGTATTTGATTCCGTTATCTTCCAGTGCTTTTTTATAGCCTTCTAAACGCTCGGTAATCTGTTCTACGTTAATATCGATAGTTACCAGGGCAATGTTCTTTTTACCCTGATCGATAAAGTTTTTGATGGATTGATAAGAAGCATTAAAATGATCTGCACCTACGTAACTGGTACTGATATCGGGCAGGTTCCTATCGAAAAGAATTACAGGATTACCGTCGTTTATTAACAGCTGTATATCTTCTTCAATTCCTTTAATTGGCGAAATAATATAGGCATCGACCTTGCGCGATTTAAACATGTTGATGAGCTCTTTCGCTTTATCTACAC is drawn from Pedobacter sp. HDW13 and contains these coding sequences:
- a CDS encoding glutaminase family protein — protein: MRKLSLLALCLFFSLITRAQDKAPAYPLITHDAYFSIWSFGEGLTNSVTKHWTGKEQSLLGIIKVDGKLYRFLGEESKTFKTILPAADESKYQASYSFEKPQEGWESNTYKDTDWKKAEAPFGDDERAKTKWTTNDLYFRRTFDITNVSATKKYLKLNHDDNVIVYLNGKVIYRKNGWVSDYAYLPIENSTLQKGKNVLAIYVKNTAGGRHLDAGIVEEEASDIKTDVATQTHVNIQATSTQYTFSCGPVKLKVDFTSPLLANDIKLTARPISYISYAVNATDGKTHQVDVYFSASSNIAVNNPTQPVSAWKNTSNNLSVLKTGTVEQPILKKRGDDLRIDWGYLYVAVPTKFKATQFIGTPNESLKAFLSTKYPAQKQVLNTKNLSLSNVIPFGTVSSALVEKYVMLGYDDLKSVEYFGEKLSPVWRQTGGQNFEDQLAEAAARYSALKSECAAFDAKLYADAKKAGGVEYADMCKLAYRQAIAAHKIVYAPNGDILFLSKENFSNGSINTVDVTYPSAPQFLVYNPELLKGMLNGIFYYSESGKWKKPFPAHDLGTYPLANGQTYGEDMPVEEAGNMIILTAAITKAEGNAKYAEKHWEVMSVWANYLLREGFDPANQLCTDDFAGHLARNANLSVKAIVALGGYAQMAQQLGKTDIATKYRTAALQMAQNWMKMADDGDHYALTFNDKNTWSQKYNLVWDKLLKLDLFPKEVYKKEINFYLTKQKDFGLPLDSRRTYTKSDWIMWTATLADKDTDFRKFISPIYRFATETQSKVPLSDWHETTNGKMTGFQARSVVGGYFIKMLADKWEIK
- a CDS encoding RagB/SusD family nutrient uptake outer membrane protein, encoding MNDCKKRAFTDANWATRAYTPGTLTLNELLSERGREFIFEGFRRNDLIRFGKFTTESWWDHTPSAAFRNLYPIPQVQRTLNENLAQNPGYN
- a CDS encoding SusC/RagA family TonB-linked outer membrane protein; its protein translation is MKINLLKITGLSAAIVLLNSPAFSMNAKLGVTGGRSGESKLLKHALVRKIVSGTILDENNLPVPGVGIKNVTSGKGAVTDVSGKFNIEANVGDVIRISYVGYITQNITIANQTTLNIKLVVSADTKLDDVVVVGYGTLREKEITSAITKVDSTKFRQSGSRNPLDLLVGKVAGLQISRNSSNPNSGVGIQLRGVTSVSGTAIPLIIIDGIPGGNLDLLQQDDIESFSVLKDGSGAAIYGTRANAGVIIVTTKKGKKGPARFDYNAYVRTETLVKRPDFMNATEWRTRIASGEYKVVDKGGDYDYFQDLINKNNISNNHNLAVSGGGDNSSYRVSANYRELQGLAKENGRKEYGIRASLTQKGLQDKLQAQFNVSTNFNNANLLGGGGWENVLTKNPTESYFNPDGSYQFTRTITNELARLEQERYGLQQQTTSVDGKLDLEVIKDLKLSAFFAAQRNNRIWSEYRDRASQNSVENGDAPNGGYAAKTTELNQNINFEPTIEYTKTFGKHKLSGIGGYSFRRETNEGFNANNRGYVNDLFEDNNLGSVPVKVTTIGIGSFKNENTLIAVFARLNYSLNDKYFAQAIFRREGSSKFGANNKWANFPAISGGWNITQEEFMKNVSWVNNLKLRVGYGETGNSGMGNDAALVTLNGGGIYLFPTGEYLQTYGPNKNPNPDLRWETKQETNIGIDFTILNNKLTGSIDVYKRKTKDLIDTYTSPQPPFVTSSITTNVGSISAKGIEVSLSYAAIKNKDFSWSVDFAGSTTENILDTYSNSEYRRDMRTFGSIGGFGALGDAFRTYEGRKVGEFWGKRFAGFSPDGKWTFFNRNNEVVTNAQINTSVFRDQTDLAVIGNAVPKYYLSLTNNFTYKGFDLRVFLRSKLDFDVLNTMAISYGNKNGASTNLLNSAFTKYADLKDTYMYTDYYLESGSFLKLDEVTLGYTFKLKTKYVRTLRLNLTGQNLVTITGYTGNDPDYIQDTGLGQEINGRSLGIDTRSPYPATRQFLFGVNFGF
- a CDS encoding LacI family DNA-binding transcriptional regulator, with translation MKSLSIKDIAVKANVSITTVSFIINGKAKEKSISEAVIEKVEKIIEESGYKPNQIARSLRTGNSNIIGLIIEDISNSFFSRIARLIEDKAYKKGYKIIYSSTENSVDKAKELINMFKSRKVDAYIISPIKGIEEDIQLLINDGNPVILFDRNLPDISTSYVGADHFNASYQSIKNFIDQGKKNIALVTIDINVEQITERLEGYKKALEDNGIKYNEDLVLKIHFNQEESETIAQIQGLLQHKEIDAVLFATNYLAISGLKALKQINKKVGDDFAVIAYDDHEAFELHTPAFLLFSNP
- a CDS encoding RagB/SusD family nutrient uptake outer membrane protein → MKRYKKIILAVLVAAPTLLLNSCSKLDQPIYDQLIADNFYNNKNEVLSAVLRPYTHANAWVTPSGQDGWWRPAELSGDQLAWPTKGRHGEDGGKWKRLHYHTWLSDDGPLNNAWVLMYWGMGLCNSPIENLEKKSIAEMGITQAEKDAYIAELKLFRAFHYLKLMDLFGNIPVVTQVGVPAKPATLPRAQVFAFVEKEIKENIDKAPKLSRNMIGRMSQAGAYAMLVELYLNAEIWTGTARWDDCIAAANKLIAGDGGAQNGTMQLDPNITDPFKSTNDLSKEVIFSIAYEFAKASFQPSWTGEFFHFQQDQIYGGARNGNDGIVVVPGNFTKYEDEDLRKRTWLLEGPMVRFDNGQPALARGGNEYDGQQIVFVDNIRKNKTGSTVSNMSEGEENSGVRFNKYKLGNQVAGIVNGVAVPIDQNYNNTDWNIYRLTWVYFAKAEAIMRKNGE